Genomic DNA from Streptomyces diastaticus subsp. diastaticus:
GCTGGTCGTCACCCGTGAGGGCGACCGGCGCTGCAAGCTCCGTCCGTCTCAGCGTGCGATGGCGGCACTGGTGTACCTGCGCGAGCACACCACCCTGGCGAAGATCGCTGCAGGTTTCGGCATCAGCGAGTCCACCGCGCACGCGTACACCACTGCGGTCATCGACCTGCTCGCGGAACGCGCTCCGGGTCTGCTGAAAGTTCTGCGCGAGACCGACCCGGACTTCGCCCTGCTGGACGGCACGCTGGCCGAGTGCGACCGGGTCGGGGACGGCCGGGCCGACTACTCCCACAAACACCGCCGGCACGGAGTGAACGTGCAGTTGGTCACCGACCCCGGCGGCCGGCTGCTGTGGCTCTCCCCAGCACTGCCGGGCCGGACCCATGACCTGACCGCCGCCCGCGCCCACCGGATCATCCGCATCTGCGAGCGTCAGGACGTCCCCCTCCTGGCGGATCTCGCCTACCAGGGCGGCGGGCCCTGGTTGACCACGGGCATCAAACGCAGACCCCTGCAGGACCTGACTCCTACCGAGAAGACCCTCAACAGGGCACTGGCCGAGGCGCGAGCACCGGTCGAGCGAGGCGTCGCCCGCCTGAAGTCCTGGCGCATCTTCCGCCGGTCCCGATGCAGTCCCAACCGCATGACGTCAATCGCCAAAGCCATCCTCACCCTGGAGCGTCAACGCTGAAGAAGCTCACTGAGCCTTTTCCAACCTGCTGCTGGAGTACCACAGTTGGGCTGGCAAGGTGGTGAAGCCCCTGGTAGATGGGTTTTCGACCAAGAGAACCGTCTCCACCAGAGGCTTCGCATGCTTGTTTACCCGTCGGGTGTCGACGTGTCCAGTTCCGCCCTCCGCTTCCTCACGCAGCAGCTGCGGCGCCACCGCCGCGCGATCGGCTCCCGGTGGCGGCGCCTGACCGCCGGCCGCCAGGCCCTGCTCACCCTCGCCCATCTGCGGATGGGCCACACCTAGAGCGTGTCTCTTTGGTGAGTTGATCGGTTGATCGGATATGCCTGTCCGGTTAGTGATCACCGATGCGATGTGGGACCGGATCGAGCCGCTGATGCCGGCCGATCCGGTCCGTG
This window encodes:
- a CDS encoding transposase family protein produces the protein MVIYPAALDLPHALVEWVTMLVVTREGDRRCKLRPSQRAMAALVYLREHTTLAKIAAGFGISESTAHAYTTAVIDLLAERAPGLLKVLRETDPDFALLDGTLAECDRVGDGRADYSHKHRRHGVNVQLVTDPGGRLLWLSPALPGRTHDLTAARAHRIIRICERQDVPLLADLAYQGGGPWLTTGIKRRPLQDLTPTEKTLNRALAEARAPVERGVARLKSWRIFRRSRCSPNRMTSIAKAILTLERQR